One Corynebacterium efficiens YS-314 DNA segment encodes these proteins:
- the eccD gene encoding type VII secretion integral membrane protein EccD, with protein sequence MAIDNVLRVSVRIDLTVGNKPFAMADLSLPAWSSLAEILQEVLDLTGAPTISRPWVARTATGIPIDPALPLSHTQLEQGGVLVLSPERDLPAPVIRDAAEALVELSSSTRTIGLVDLLTLTGLVAVAVLLAAPVAGGVDPGIRMLILTVICVIVLAWLPRSTAPEATTPVTRVVLPVLIALLTAAAALVTVVDPLAATTGELAWGLVCASGAGLTAVLLLHLVLTPTLMVRATLTTILLLAPVAAAGAGLSRTGDDVSGPAAITIAVIMLWLGAAPKLSAALAGLRVPTLPTAGQDLSVSDNGMTDPTAAATRAQTLYDAQVLALSLTGALLIFVASGPGTWFTTLFALVTTIACLLHAIRQSRAVPTWSLIVLACAALITTVISASRQEDSWAAVVVGVLIAALTVTVAVWIPRIPTPEPTTIVWLERIESVCVAATLPLALQLLDVFGMLRALDIGLGG encoded by the coding sequence GTGGCGATCGACAACGTGCTGCGGGTCAGTGTCCGCATCGATCTCACCGTGGGCAATAAACCCTTTGCCATGGCTGATCTGTCCCTGCCCGCCTGGTCGAGTCTGGCGGAGATCCTCCAGGAGGTTCTCGACCTCACCGGGGCCCCGACCATCTCCCGGCCGTGGGTGGCACGCACCGCCACGGGGATCCCCATCGACCCGGCTCTCCCGCTGTCCCACACCCAGCTGGAACAGGGCGGGGTGCTGGTGTTGTCCCCGGAGCGTGACCTGCCCGCCCCGGTGATCCGCGATGCCGCCGAGGCCCTGGTGGAGTTGTCCTCCAGCACCCGCACCATCGGGCTGGTGGATCTGCTCACCCTCACCGGTCTGGTCGCGGTGGCTGTCCTTCTGGCCGCACCGGTGGCCGGTGGGGTGGATCCGGGTATCCGCATGCTCATCCTGACCGTGATCTGCGTGATCGTCCTGGCCTGGTTACCGCGCAGCACCGCCCCGGAGGCCACGACACCGGTCACAAGGGTGGTGCTTCCGGTGCTCATCGCCCTCCTCACCGCCGCCGCCGCGCTGGTCACGGTGGTTGATCCGCTGGCTGCCACCACCGGTGAACTCGCCTGGGGCCTGGTGTGTGCCTCCGGTGCGGGACTGACCGCCGTGCTCCTTCTACACCTGGTGCTCACACCGACGCTGATGGTCAGAGCCACCCTCACCACCATCCTGCTGCTGGCACCGGTCGCCGCCGCCGGGGCGGGCCTGAGCCGGACGGGTGATGATGTCAGTGGCCCGGCCGCCATCACCATCGCGGTGATCATGTTGTGGCTGGGTGCCGCCCCGAAACTCTCGGCGGCACTGGCGGGCCTGCGCGTACCCACGCTGCCCACCGCGGGGCAGGATCTCTCGGTCAGTGACAACGGGATGACCGACCCTACCGCCGCGGCCACCCGGGCGCAGACGTTGTATGACGCCCAGGTCCTCGCCCTCTCCCTCACCGGCGCGCTCCTCATCTTTGTCGCCTCCGGTCCGGGTACCTGGTTCACCACCCTGTTCGCCCTGGTCACCACCATCGCCTGCCTGCTGCACGCCATCCGGCAGAGCAGGGCGGTTCCCACCTGGTCGCTCATTGTGCTGGCCTGCGCCGCTCTGATCACCACGGTCATCTCCGCCTCCCGTCAGGAAGATTCCTGGGCTGCGGTGGTCGTGGGTGTGCTGATCGCAGCCCTCACTGTCACCGTGGCGGTGTGGATCCCGCGGATCCCCACCCCGGAGCCGACCACCATCGTGTGGTTGGAACGCATCGAATCCGTCTGCGTGGCCGCCACCCTCCCGCTGGCACTGCAGCTGCTTGACGTGTTCGGCATGCTGCGCGCACTCGACATCGGCCTGGGTGGGTGA